Within the Eucalyptus grandis isolate ANBG69807.140 chromosome 1, ASM1654582v1, whole genome shotgun sequence genome, the region CAAATGGGTTTACTAGATAATGTGACAGGTTTTTGTCAGAGTGCTTGAATGGGCATACCAACTTAAAATTTAGTAAAATCCAAGTAGTACATCTGTCTTAATTTCTCCGACATTACTGCACACCGGATTTGATACTGTTGCTGAGGtgaattttttctattttctttttttggtcagactgaggtgaagtttttttttttttttggtcggtgaggTGAAGTTCATAAGCCCTTTCTTTTTAGTAATGGTATGTCCTCGTATTTTTTAACCTTTAGGATTAAAGAGTGGGCTAGCTTCATTTACGGGGGAGCCAATGATTACCCAAAAAAGCAAATGGAGAGAGTATCCGAAGGGAGCCTAAAGCATGGAAACTATTGTGCAGCTTGGGCCTAGATAAATCAAAAGCAAGCAGCCCATGAAACGTTTAAAATCGACAACGATTTCGTGAGTTAGGTTTTCGTTTTTTCGCTTCTAACGTTTGCCATCAGTGGTGGAAGAGTTTCTTAATTATCATATTTTAACCCATCTTCGCAATATAATCTAGCACAAATCATCCGCGTCGAAATTAAAGAATTCTACTAGTGTTACCTTTTTTCACCCCAAAGACGAGAGTGCTATTTTCGCTTGATCTCTGGGAGTTATGCAAagttaaaattgaatataaatcTCATGATCCTCGATGTGCAAAATCTTGCGGGCCTTATCAGTTTGAGTAATTAACTATACTTTTGTGGCATCCTCCCAATTAATGTCGAAATGGTGAGTCCTTTTGTTACCATTTCATGGTCTCTAAGTTGTCTATAAAGCAAGCACTTGTGACCATTTTTGTAATTCGCTTCCTTTCCCCACAGGCATGCACGGAAATGGTATTCCCAATCCAGAGTGATCGAGAGACAAGCATATTCCCATCTTATGAGTATGACTACAATTATATAGTCACCAACTGCAAATCTATCAGTGTGACTACAATTATATAGTCACCAATTGCAAATCTATCTTCCGCATCATCCCTAGACCCACTTGGATCCCTATCGAGTTCGGCAGCCATGTGGGTAATTTTATACGATCATATATGATAATTTTCGAAGTTTCACGTAAGTTTTTATATATCGCACATCATTCCTGAGGGAATTGCAACATCTGTTTATCCCGCCTCCTAACCTAAATTTTTTCGTCCATCATCATGtttatttaaaatgaacaaaaaattagaaggGCCTTGAGGAGATCTGGGagcaacatcatcttcttcaatggcTTAAGAGACCCTTCGAGTGGTggaggctctctctctctctatatatgtgtgtgtgtgtgtgtgtgtgtgtgtgtgtgtgtgtgtgtgtgtgtgtgtgtgtgtgtgtgtgggaaTCAACGATTTGATAATCCTATCTCTTTGGTAAAAATTTGCAGGGTGTTGAAGAGCATTTCCAAGAGCATTGTTGCCATAGTAGCCGAAAAAGGTCAGCTTACTATCTCAAAAACTTAGCATAagtgactttttattttatgaatgaaCCATGTCCCAAAAAGATATTCGCGAATCCctacaatggaaaaaaaaggtaTGCAAGGTTGTCCCTAGCATGTACAATCACATTTTTGTGTACAAGTgatgaaattgattttcaagGACATCCAAGACCTTATTTTTTAACTGTTGTAAGTTATCGATGTAGGGGCTCACCATGTTGACCTGCGATATTCGACCAATGAAGATCCCGAGTGGCTTCAAGatgtgaaaaagaaggagatCAAGATCATTTCAGGTTGGATATCTCAATACTACCGAGACTTAGGCTGAATCGTCTTCCTAATTGCTATTCTCCAACTCATAGTACTTCTGGTTCTTCATCTATCCAAATGACAGCTTTTGCTCTAGGGATTAAAATTTGACTTTTAGATTTCGTTTCCTCAAATTTTTCGACAATTATCGATTTGTCATATTACATATGATTAATGTATGAGTCACACATGTATTCAtgcaaaatgaaatgaaatacgaaatataaaaaatttcaatataatgcTTCGATCAAATCCTCAATAGAGTTAATGATATGCGGGTTCAATCACAAAGGCATGTGAATAGACGTTTGTCGAGAGCCTAAGATGATTAGGGTGACCCCATGGATGGCCTATAGTTTGGAACTCTtatcaattttccttttagGCTTTTTCTTAGCAAGGTCGACATTATCCTATTCAACATTATTAGGCCGGGCACGGcggaatatatatatacactttTCACCCAAATATAGCCAATCCAAATGGAAGCTATCCTTAACTTGTCTCTTGGGAGCTGCTTTTTATTTTCCCCATGCTAAGCAAGAGTAGTTTTTAAACACTttggatttcatattttccaCCGTATACGACCGTGCCATATTTTGATGAAAGCAAATATAGGTGAAAAGAGTAATTTGCCTCTACCTAAAACAAAGGATAGGGTTTAATGCTAAGATTAGTTTACCAAAACATTATTTCTAATTGATGCAACGGATCTTTATTGCCTCGAAGCTGAATATGACCCACTTATTTAAAtgtattttgtaatttatcatTTAATATTTCTAGTATGATTCTTAAGTAAAATGTACATTGACTCATGAGCACCGAAAGTGTGGATCTAACAATAAAGATGGTCAATCATTGGTATGTCtatttaattattcataaaAATGTTATTGAGGCCACACAATGAATAATCCTATCATGGTACCACAAAATCCGCCCTCTAGACTTTAGAGGCCAATGATGTATAGTTGTCCATACTTAGGAAATTAAACCCATAAACTGAAAGCAAGTCTCATCATTCGCATCCATCAAGAGCAAAAATCATTGTAATTTAAGTTGGTATATGCATCCTAGGCCGCAACAATAATCATTATTATTCCCATTTCAGAATGACCCAGAATTCCAATTTCCCATCTTTCTCGAAAATGAAGACGATGCACGAAGAGAGATAGGCCATGAACTTCAGCGTTTGACGAAATCTGACGTTGCAATGCAGGACAGGTGGATCTTCAATTTGCTTGGGAAATGGGGAATATATAGGTCAGGATTTTGCTGTTTTCTTTCACCTTTTTGGCCCTATCGCAACACCAACCTGACACACTTCATAGGTCATGACTTTCCTTAAACAGATGCCTCGAGGGAGATGTCGTGTTTCCCCACCCAGGGGATACTACCATTAACCAGGAAGATTTGCCGATTGAAAAACCTCCATGGGAGTACGAATTCACCTCCTGGTAGATTCCTCCATCGCCCAACCccggttttttcctttttcctcaaGGCATCCCCCGCTTCTGGCCCAAGCAAACTTCTTTCAGATGGTCAAAGAAGATCTCCCCATTTCGGCTCCTCTAGACTGTGGAGTTCGATTTAATCACTCGACCACGATGAAGTGTGCGCCAAAGCTGCAGCGACACGCAAAAGAACAAGCAGAGTTTTTTAAGATTTAAACGGCGCGTTGGTTGGGATGCAGTACCGCTCGCCCCGTTAATATAATCGGGCAACTTTGTGTCATGTGTCGGCCGTGTGACCGATCCGTAGAACACTTCATTCTCCATCCTGGTAAAGGACAGAAAGTCCCCAGTGTCCTTTTGTGTGCAGTGCAACAACACGCTTGctttttataaaatgaataattgcTAATTATGAGATTTTAGCAGTATCACTACTAACTGTTCTAAAACcctaagctattagatgaaagtGGGGTTTGTTATTTAAATAATCTAACACTTCCCATTACATGAAAGCTATATTTTGGCTTAAACTTAAAGCGTGGAAATATGCAATTGATGAGGCAAATAGAGACCTAAAAGATTTGAATTCAGAATTTCCAACTCTGATACCATATGAAATTTTGTGAGCTATTAGATGAATGtgtgatttattttttagatattttaacaTCATTTTTATGTTTGCATGGCGAGAAGTTAGCAGTAAACATGTATTTTTATGACTCTTGAAACTGCACATTCCTGCCGAACATTATATACTTATAGTTTTGGGCCTAGTTCTATTTCAATACATAGTGGATCTTCACATGAACTTTGACCAAGGTTCATGTATTCATCCAGGGGTGTTATATGGCATTATGGACATAGAGTCTGTGATTATAACACAAGTGCAATCATCCATGAGTTAGATAACACGAAcatctttttttctattattggaTAGAGACATCAAAAGCCTCTATATTTGTGGAGACTCTTTGGTGCGCAAACATCTAGACATGAATGATGTGATATTTTATACCTACATTAACGATTTTCATTATTGTAACATGCTCAACAAGTTCAtctaagtaaattaaaaattatataaacaTGTCACGTGATATTTCGTGCTTCAAAAAAAGTTGTCCTATTTATTCACGTGTTACCAACAGAAAGGTCAGATGATGACAATTCCACCCTTTTGCAGGGATCAAAGTTTGTTTCAGTCTACAATGGTGGCGTCTTTTGTCCGAAAGTCACAGACGACCATGGAAAATAACATAGTTTAATGAAACAATGCTATACTTTGAATgacagtgagagagagagagcagcagTGAGGAGATGGTATCATAAGTGAAGGGTTGGAAGTTACTAGTTAGCCCGTTATATCGCCAAAGAGCAACAATAAAATGCACGCAGGATCTGTCCGTTCGTGCGATTGCTAATTTTATATATTGTTTCAGGCATAGAATAGAACTAGACAAATTTCATTTCTCTCATTTAAAGGGagcaaatcaatttaattagCCAAACACCACAATCCGCATGAATTTAGCAAGCTGAACTTTCTAAACTAAATGAAATTCACACATCACAAAATAAGTGACTTAAGTAAAGTCACGAGAATCGCTTTTAAGACTTTTTGCAAAGGATATACTTTTGCATATCATTAAATCCTACAAGCATCCTTTTAATGGGATGTCAATATAGGACGTTATTTAATGATGATGTTTTGCATAAAACTTGACAAGTGTATGCTCCTATAAAAGATATATAATATAGACTATACTAATTTTTCGGCTCAACCAATGTCTAGAGATACATGCTTACTACCATCTCATCCATGTGTGTATCGAAGAGGGTTCCAACCTTAAGGCGGCTTACATGAGAGCAGAGGTATTTGTACCATGGTATTGTCATTGTACTGTGATGAAGGACATGTTTTCATGACATTTTTCCTAGGTTGAGGACCTCATGCGGCCTCAAAGCAAGGTGACAAAGGCACAGGTTCAAAGGTGGAGGTGCCAAGCGACGATAGTCGAGGATAGAGGGAATGAGGCAACGACGGAGACTAAGATGAGGAGtatagagagagatggagacGGAGATGGGGGACTAAGATCTAATCGAAGCAAAGGGAGAATAGGGATGCGATGGCCGGTGGTGACGAACGCAAGCAGTGACGACAAGTGTGGAAGAGATGCCAGGATTAGTCTCGACGATGACTTCGGGCATGgcgtgaggagagagaaaacgaGAGCTCTTCTTACTTGAGTGGGAAAGGAGAATATCCCCTCAAAGTCTACATGTGTCACGGTAAGTCACGACGAGGAGACAATGCTTAGGAACAATAGTGCTCTCGGTTGCGATGGTCCGTGATATTGATATTAAGTAAGAGACGTGTGATTGGAACACTAGTAAAACGTTGCCTTAATCACTAATCAACTATTTCAAGACCGAAAGAAGTTGGGATTCCACATGATTCAAGTCTATTGCTGTATGCCCCCAATCTGCAGAACATATGTAATTAGTTTTCATAATCCCAAATATATGCTCCAAATAAACAGCAACATATGATTGATCAAGTGTTGCccaataaaaagaggaaaataacaTAGGGTCTCATGTGTCctcgcatctctctctctctctctctctctctctctctctcatcctgtCCTTTCACCATATCTAGAAAGCTGCTCCCACCACTCCCGCATAAAAACCCAAACGCttcctctccatctctctccgtctctctcgcCAAATTCTATCATTTGAAAAGATCCATCTCCTCTCCTGCATCTCCTgttccttccttctccttctccttcgtcTCCTTCAGACATGTCGCTCAACCACCCCCTCTCTACTTCAGACGGCACCCCGAACACTCTCTGGTGGACCACTCACCCCACCATGTTCCGCCAGCACAACCTCCTCCTCAATTTCAACCCCACCGACGACGACCCGCAAGACGAGGGCTCGCCCCCGCCGCCCTACGTCCTCCGAGGGGCGCCGCCACCGGCGGAGCCGTCGCCTGCAGAGAAAGAGCCCATGTTCGAGAAGCCGCTGACGCCGAGCGACGTGGGGAAGCTGAACAGGCTGGTGATACCGAAGCAGCACGCGGAGAAGCACTTCCCGCTGGTGGGCGAGGCGACCCAGCAGCTGAGCTTCGAGGACGAGTCCGGGAAGTGGTGGAGGTTCCGCTACTCCTACTGGAGCAGCAGCCAGAGCTACGTCCTCACCAAGGGCTGGAGCCGCTTCGTCAAGGACAAGCGCCTCGACGCCGGGGACGTGGTCCTCTTCCACCGCGACCGCGCCGACGCCGAACGGCTCTTCATCGGTTGGAGGCGGCGAGGGGAGTCGTCGCCTGGCGCCTCTGCAGTGGCGGCGGAGACACGTgtcggtggcggtggcgggggGTTCTATGCCGGGCGTCCTTATCCTGGGCACAATGATGGGCCGTCGCAACCTGGTTCCTATACTCATGGTCAAGCGggtaatttggatttttttttcctttacatgatatctctctctctctctctctctattctcaattgaaattgaaaagagaaaaagaataaggcAAGTCTTTATCATATTGTAGTTTGTTTTCAGATTAGGTCTATTATTACATTTATGGTGAATGATGATAGCACGTCAGTTCCCTAGAAGGAAATGCAACTACGGTAGATGGGcactaaattccaaaaaaaaaaaaagttctctttcttctattcttttcaaCTATGTTGTAGAGATGAACATAGGAAAAATTGAACTTGTTTTAGCTTAGAGATTTAAGGAAATATTGGACGCATGAACGTACCGCCCAGTTATTACTTATGATAGCCAACTTTTTGTGGCTACCGAACCAGGGGGCGCGCCCGCCGCTGGGAACAACCCGAGGAGGGTGAGGCTATTCGGCGTGAACTTGGAGTGCCAGCTTGACGGCGACGAGGAGTCTGAGCTACCGGGCTCGAGCCACAGTCCGACCGGCCATGGCCTCTCCTCTAATTCATCAAACTATACCCCCTCACATGGTACGCCCAACTATtcccttgttctctctctctctttttattttacttgtcACATTATAAATATGTTCATACAGGGcaccttacccaaaaaaaaaatattttttcatacaGTGGCAAGTCTCTTTTTACTATTTTATGGATTATCTTGTGATGTCCCCTTTAGTCAGACACAACGCCCGGATAATATATTTTAAGGGCGTTTAATGATAGGTTCCTCCACATAGGGGCAAAAATCATATTGGTTTCCCATACCTTGGAAAGGTTCAACATATAGGGTGTCATATAACATCACGGgtgtcatttttttgtttttttatttaaggagtGTTTAAGGATATGATTTCCCATGCTAATTGATAATAATTTCTGACTGAAATTTATTGTTCATGCAAAATCCCAAAAGGATGTTAGATAAAAGAGCAATCAAATTACCACATTCGTTATTTTTAACATGTTTCGATGTTCACAACTCTAGAAAGTAAAGTAATTGTGGAAATTGTAGCATATATATGGATTAAATATGTGTCTGTATCTCTGGGTTTAATTTGTGCAAGTGGTGTGATTTGGTCGTTGTGATATTAAGTCGTCACTACTTCCAAGGTTGTTTGAAAAgaaacccttttttttaattcatttgagAAAAGTTCCCTTTGATATTGGTTTTGCTGCTTGGTTGTTGCACTCTGGAGGAGAACTGTAGACGTCAAAATTTGGCATTCATCTGCACTCTTGAATCTCTCAGACTGATAAAGCCAAGAACCGCTTCTATGATAGTAATAATTTGATCACTGTTCTCATCGGATACGGACCTTTCTAATCTCCGATTTGTTGCGCTACCACGTTCTGTTTGTTTGGTTCACGAAAAAGGTACATGTGATGGAATAAAATCCGCCTCTGAAATTGACTGACAGTAACATGTACTCGCCGAAAAAAGAAATGCAGAGGCACTGATTCCTACAACGTTGTGCggctttttgtttttggtgtCTATTCCAACAGGTCTTCACTTTATCTGAGGAAGATCGTGTCAACCACATGAGAAATCGCCGAGGATAAGATCTGTGGACGtgacttctttcttctctctctttttttttttttttttcatttttaaattggCTACGGAGCCCCAACTTGGGAGTGTTCATTGGAAATGTTCAAGATTTGACAAGAAAGGGTCaaagaaacaacaacaaaaaaaaaggggagaaaatcCCAGATTTTTAGGCAATCCTGAAGTTCACAGCAAAGGAAATCAAATTGATCAAGGAAGAAAGACTGTAGATGGGAACATGAAGAGAAAGAAGGTGGGTAAAGGACCCcacaagggaagaaaaagaaagagaaaagcaagaGATCTCTTCATCAATGTCAAATGGTTGAAATCAGGGATCCATATGCTGCTCCAGAAGCTATAtatatccataatttttatttttattttttttatccatgtAATGAAATGTTGAAATGGGATTGTTCGGGTAACTAGCGaaacaccaaaaagaaagaagggaaagaaaaagggaagggaCGGTGCTGGTGGGTGGAGTTGAATAGATCATTGATGATGATGGCAGGTCTCTCTCTTCTGTACATACATCTTTTGAAAGATATTTAGTTCAAAATCTTCTCATGCGTTCTTGGTGACTCGTGTGGCCAGGATTTGTATTTGAGTGATGATCCAAAGTCAAGCAACGTGACTATAACAAGATCGAAGAGTGGTCCTTGGTATCATACCGAGAGCCCAAAAGGATCAAGCAATCTCAGAAGATAACAAAAGGTCGCTCAAAGCTTGATGGACATGGGACAGCCCTTATATTTGACCAACTTATATTCTCTTATCTTCTTATGGGGCAGTATCTGGAATTCATGTACTATACCATCGGATTTCGACGGAAGATGCCAATGATTAGCACAACTAATTTATCATGCTCAAACCTTCTGAACTTCATGCGCAGAGTCAACATCCATTGCCATTTCCGGACTTTCTTTTCGGCTCCACTTTGAAGTCAGACCTTCTTTCGTTGCCATTACCGAAGCTTCCTACAAATGGACCCgagaaaaaatgatttctacTTTTATTGGCCATACATAGTGAGTTAGAGAT harbors:
- the LOC104447367 gene encoding B3 domain-containing protein At2g36080; the protein is MSLNHPLSTSDGTPNTLWWTTHPTMFRQHNLLLNFNPTDDDPQDEGSPPPPYVLRGAPPPAEPSPAEKEPMFEKPLTPSDVGKLNRLVIPKQHAEKHFPLVGEATQQLSFEDESGKWWRFRYSYWSSSQSYVLTKGWSRFVKDKRLDAGDVVLFHRDRADAERLFIGWRRRGESSPGASAVAAETRVGGGGGGFYAGRPYPGHNDGPSQPGSYTHGQAGGAPAAGNNPRRVRLFGVNLECQLDGDEESELPGSSHSPTGHGLSSNSSNYTPSHGLHFI